In a genomic window of Natranaerovirga pectinivora:
- a CDS encoding 2-isopropylmalate synthase, whose amino-acid sequence MRQIKVFDTTLRDGEQSPGCSMNLEEKIKVALQLEKLGVDVMEAGFAIASPGDFEAVKKVAETIKNSTVASLSRALTKDIDRAWEAVKYAVSPRIHTFLATSDIHMQYKLKKTPEQVLEQATEMVKYAKKFCSDIEFSAEDASRSDKDFLCRVFESVINAGATVINIPDTVGYTTPDEFYDIISYIKNNVSNIHKADISVHCHNDLGLGVANSLAAIRAGASQVECTINGIGERAGNAALEEVVMALATRKDIYGVETGINTTEIYPTSRLITSVTGSLIQANKAIVGANAFAHESGIHQHGVLANKSTYEIMTPESVGLTENKMVLGKHSGRHAFEDRLNHLGYNLTKEEIEEAFQAFKVLADKKKTVTDRDIEALAGQKQVHTPEIYTFERFVTNSGNTITATANVKISRDEAVFEEVSTGDGPIDAAFKAIDKIVGIDFSLEDYKIQAVTEGKDAQGAVVIKLLKDGKIYKGSGLSTDIIEASIKGYINAINKMLYASSKQEKEATEDVEGRDI is encoded by the coding sequence ATGCGTCAAATTAAAGTGTTCGATACAACGTTAAGAGACGGAGAGCAATCTCCTGGGTGTAGTATGAATTTAGAAGAAAAGATCAAAGTGGCATTACAGCTAGAAAAGCTTGGGGTAGATGTAATGGAAGCTGGTTTTGCAATTGCTTCACCAGGAGACTTTGAGGCAGTTAAGAAGGTAGCAGAAACCATTAAAAATTCAACAGTTGCAAGTTTGTCTAGAGCACTTACTAAAGATATAGACCGTGCTTGGGAAGCTGTAAAATATGCCGTATCACCAAGAATTCATACTTTCTTGGCAACATCGGATATCCATATGCAATACAAACTTAAAAAAACACCAGAACAAGTGTTAGAACAAGCAACAGAAATGGTTAAATACGCAAAAAAATTCTGTTCAGATATTGAGTTTTCAGCAGAAGACGCATCTAGGTCTGATAAAGACTTTTTATGTAGGGTTTTTGAAAGTGTTATTAATGCTGGTGCAACGGTTATAAATATACCTGATACAGTAGGTTACACAACACCGGATGAATTCTACGACATTATATCTTATATAAAAAATAATGTTTCAAACATTCATAAAGCGGATATTTCTGTACATTGTCATAATGACTTAGGTTTAGGTGTTGCCAATTCATTAGCAGCCATTAGAGCAGGGGCTTCTCAAGTAGAATGTACCATTAATGGTATTGGAGAGCGAGCAGGAAATGCAGCGCTAGAAGAAGTGGTAATGGCGCTTGCAACAAGAAAAGATATTTATGGTGTAGAGACAGGCATTAACACAACAGAAATCTACCCAACAAGTCGTTTGATTACATCTGTAACAGGGTCTTTGATTCAAGCCAATAAAGCTATTGTAGGAGCTAATGCATTTGCTCATGAGTCTGGAATACATCAACATGGCGTATTAGCCAATAAAAGTACTTATGAAATAATGACACCAGAATCTGTTGGATTAACAGAAAATAAAATGGTATTAGGAAAACATTCAGGCCGTCACGCCTTTGAAGATAGACTAAACCATTTAGGATATAATTTAACAAAAGAAGAAATTGAAGAGGCTTTCCAAGCTTTTAAAGTTCTTGCAGATAAGAAAAAAACAGTAACGGACAGAGACATAGAAGCCTTAGCAGGTCAAAAACAAGTCCATACACCAGAAATTTATACCTTTGAGCGTTTTGTTACCAACAGTGGTAATACAATTACTGCAACAGCTAATGTAAAAATTTCAAGAGACGAGGCAGTATTTGAAGAGGTATCTACTGGTGATGGTCCAATTGATGCTGCATTTAAAGCAATTGATAAGATTGTTGGTATAGATTTCTCCTTAGAGGATTATAAGATTCAAGCAGTAACTGAAGGCAAAGATGCTCAAGGTGCTGTAGTGATTAAGCTTTTAAAAGATGGTAAAATTTATAAAGGTAGTGGACTAAGTACAGATATTATTGAAGCAAGTATAAAAGGTTATATTAATGCAATCAATAAAATGCTGTATGCTTCATCGAAACAAGAAAAGGAGGCAACAGAAGATGTCGAGGGTAGAGATATTTGA